In the Phaseolus vulgaris cultivar G19833 chromosome 7, P. vulgaris v2.0, whole genome shotgun sequence genome, one interval contains:
- the LOC137829851 gene encoding phosphoribosylamine--glycine ligase, which yields MSCATFNVAVSLNLHGCNKNAVSKSIGFRHHTTFHKFSSLFFETLNLSSTDRSFVRNTPSRAFHSVFKCAAQNSEKSPSVGVDTENNSERVTVLVIGGGGREHALCYALQRSPSCDTVLCAPGNAGIASSGNATCISDLDVSDGASVISFCQKRGVGLVVVGPEAPLVAGLTNELVKAGIPAFGPSAEAAALEGSKNFMKNLCDKYNIPTAKYKTFTDPSAAKKYIQEQGAPIVIKADGLAAGKGVTVAMTLEEAYKAVDSMLVQGDFGSAGCRVIVEEFLEGEEASFFALVDGENAIPLESAQDHKRVGDGDTGPNTGGMGAYSPAPILTKELQSIVMDSIIIPTVKGMSAEGSKFVGVLYAGLMIEKKSGMPKLIEYNVRFGDPECQVLMVRLESDLVQVLLAACRGELNGVSLKWSPGSAMVVVMASNGYPGSYQKGTVIENLEEAEVVAPGIKIFHAGTAFDSEGRFIATGGRVLGVTAKGNDLEEACDRAYRAVENVNWPGGFYRRDIGWRALPQKQYAKKE from the exons ATGTCTTGCGCCACCTTCAATGTTGCAGTTTCTTTGAATCTTCATGGATGCAATAAGAATGCAGTTTCTAAGTCAATTGGGTTCCGACACCACACAACTTTCCACAagttttcttctctctttttcgAGACCTTGAATTTGAGCTCCACTGATCGTAGTTTTGTACGGAATACACCCTCACGCGCATTCCATAGTGTTTTCAAATGTGCTGCTCAGAATTCCGAAAAATCGCCTTCAGTTGGCGTTGACACAGAGAACAATTCCG AAAGAGTGACTGTGCTGGTTATTGGTGGAGGAGGACGTGAACACGCACTTTGCTATGCCTTGCAACGATCACCATCCTGTGATACAGTGCTTTGTGCCCCAGGCAATGCTGGGATTGCTAGCTCCGGAAATGCTACTTGCATCTCAGACCTTGATGTTTCTGATGGAGCATCAGTGATCTCATTTTGCCAGAAAAGGGGAGTGGGACTAGTTGTTGTGGGACCTGAGGCTCCACTTGTTGCAGGTCTCACAAATGAGTTAGTTAAAGCTGGAATCCCAGCTTTTGGTCCATCTGCTGAGGCTGCTGCTTTGGAAGGTTCTAAGAATTTCATGAAGAATTTGTGTGATAAGTACAATATTCCAACCGCCAAG TATAAAACATTTACCGATCCATCTGCTGCAAAGAAATATATTCAAGAACAAGGAGCACCGATTGTTATTAAAGCAGATGGACTGGCTGCTGGAAAAGGAGTTACTGTTGCCATGACACTGGAAGAGGCTTATAAAGCTGTTGATTCAATGCTGGTACAGGGTGATTTTGGTTCTGCAGGTTGTCGTGTCATTGTTGAGGAATTTCTAGAAGGAGAGGAAGCATCATTTTTTGCATTGGTTGATGGAGAAAATGCAATTCCACTAGAATCTGCTCAGGATCATAAGCGAGTTGGTGATGGTGACACAGGGCCAAATACTGGTGGTATGGGTGCATATTCTCCGGCTCCTATATTAACCAAGGAACTTCAATCTATTGTAATGGATTCTATAATCATCCCAACAGTAAAGGGAATGTCAGCGGAAGGTTCCAAGTTTGTTGGGGTTTTGTATGCTGGGCTTATGATTGAGAAGAAGTCTGGCATGCCTAAGTTAATTGAGTATAATGTGCGATTTGGTGATCCAGAGTGCCAG GTCTTAATGGTTCGGTTGGAGTCGGATTTGGTACAAGTTCTGCTTGCAGCATGCAGAGGAGAGTTGAATGGGGTATCACTGAAGTGGTCTCCTGGGTCTGCCATGGTTGTGGTAATGGCAAGTAATGGATATCCCGGATCATACCAGAAGGGAACAGTGATTGAAAACCTTGAAGAAGCTGAGGTTGTTGCTCCAGGTATCAAGATATTTCATGCAGGAACCGCATTTGACTCTGAAGGAAGGTTTATTGCAACTGGGGGACGTGTTCTTGGGGTTACTGCCAAGGGTAATGATCTTGAAGAGGCATGTGATCGAGCTTATCGAGCTGTTGAGAATGTTAATTGGCCTGGAGGCTTCTACCGTCGGGATATTGGCTGGAGAGCCCTACCTCAGAAACAATATGCTAAAAAGGAATAA
- the LOC137829849 gene encoding transcription factor bHLH94-like, producing the protein MCLPEGERDRERAMALEAVVFPQSQDPFGSVKDFYNCTFLAATSPNWGDCEHININIDKEEEQGSISTFLENNTNQPNNYPYGGDWTSSSSSILPHLNELQETTDPSSSTQNLDSLTTRPKRRRAKSRKNKEEIENQRMTHIAVERNRRKQMNEYLSVLRSLMPDSYIQRGDQASIIGGAINFVKELEQRLHFLGSQKEGEGKSDAGGATNMPFSEFFAFPQYSTSGGGGSDNSATIGEDVAEVKYGIADIEVTMVESHANLKIRSKKRPKQLLKLVSGLHTMRLTILHLNVTTTAEVVLYSLSVKVEDDCKLGSVDDIAEAVYQTLDRIQQEAVLN; encoded by the exons ATGTGTTTGCCCGAGGGAGAGAGAGACAGAGAGAGAGCCATGGCACTGGAAGCAGTGGTGTTTCCACAATCACAAGACCCTTTTGGATCAGTGAAGGACTTTTACAACTGCACCTTCTTGGCTGCTACTTCACCCAACTGGGGGGACTGTGAACACATCAACATCAACatcgacaaagaagaagaacaaggtTCCATCTCTACTTTTCTCGAAAATAATACCAACCAACCAAACAATTACCCTTATGGAGGAGATTGGACCAGCTCCTCCTCCTCTATCTTACCCCACTTGaatgaacttcaagaaaccacAGACCCCAGTAGCAGCACTCAAAACTTGGATAGCTTAACCACTCGTCCAAAGAGGCGCAGAGCAAAAAGCAGAAAGAACAAGGAAGAAATTGAGAACCAAAGAATGACTCACATTGCTGTGGAGCGCAATAGAAGAAAGCAGATGAATGAGTATCTTTCTGTTCTTCGCTCTCTCATGCCAGACTCTTATATCCAAAGG GGTGATCAAGCTTCTATAATTGGAGGTGCTATTAACTTTGTCAAGGAGCTTGAGCAGAGGCTGCATTTTCTTGGTTCTCAGAAAGAAGGAGAGGGGAAATCTGATGCTGGTGGTGCAACAAACATGCCCTTTTCAGAGTTCTTCGCCTTTCCGCAGTATTCAACAAGTGGCGGTGGTGGCTCTGATAATTCTGCAACCATAGGTGAAGACGTGGCTGAAGTTAAGTATGGCATTGCTGACATAGAAGTGACCATGGTGGAAAGCCATGCAAATCTCAAAATAAGATCCAAGAAGCGCCCCAAGCAACTCTTGAAGTTGGTCTCTGGTTTGCATACTATGCGCCTCACAATCTTGCACCTAAATGTTACTACCACTGCTGAAGTTGTACTCTACTCTCTAAGTGTTAAG GTAGAAGATGATTGCAAGTTGGGATCCGTTGATGATATAGCTGAAGCTGTGTACCAGACGCTGGATAGGATTCAGCAAGAGGCAGTGTTGAATTAA